The Scyliorhinus canicula chromosome 13, sScyCan1.1, whole genome shotgun sequence genome contains a region encoding:
- the LOC119975789 gene encoding zinc finger protein 2-like, with amino-acid sequence METKSIIHTGEKPYACTICGRCFCRSSGLSRHKHSHTSEKPCKCGDCGKGFSYPFELEIHQRMHTGERLFTCSMCGKGCTHFSALRKHWRVHTDKRPFKCSDCGKSYKSSWELTCHQRVHTDERPFRCSHCGTGFRRSSDLTVHQRSHTGEKPFICPMCGKGFTQSSQLSTHQLVHTDKRPFKCSDCEKSFKSKKHLVTHQRVHTGERPFTCSVCGKGFGRSSYLLKHQLVHTGERPFTCSECGKGFACSSYLLKHQRVHSGEKPFTCSVCGKRFTCSSNLLKHQRVHTGERPFTCSTCGKGFTVSSNLLKHQRVHK; translated from the coding sequence ATGGAAACAAAAAGCATAATTCACACCGGAGAGAAGCCATACGCATGTACTATCTGTGGTCGATGCTTCTGCCGGTCATCTGGCCTGTCGAGACACAAGCACAGTCACACCAGTGAAAAACCCTGTAAGTGTGGGGATTGTGGAAAGGGGTTCAGTTACCCATTTGAGCTGGAGATTCATCAGCGCatgcacactggggagagactgttcacctgctccatgtgtggtaaGGGATGCACTCATTTCTCCGCCTTGCGGAAGCACTGGCGAGTTCACACTGACAAGAGACCTTTTAAGTGTTCAGACTGTGGAAAAAGCTACAAAAGCTCCTGGGAACTGAcatgccatcaacgtgttcacactgatgaaagaccgttcaggtgctcccACTGCGGGACTGGATTCAGACggtcatctgacctcactgtgcACCAGcgtagtcacactggggagaagccattcatctgccccatgtgtgggaagggattcacgcaGTCATCCCAGCTCAGTACACATCAACTGGTACACACTGAtaagagaccatttaaatgttctgattgtgagaagagctttaaaagcaaaaAACATCTGGTGACGCACCAGAGAGTTCatactggagagagaccattcacctgctctgtgtgtgggaagggttttGGCCGCTCGTCCtacctgctgaaacaccaactggttcacactggggagaggccattcacctgctccgagtgtgggaagggatttgcttgTTCATCCTACCTACTGAAACACCAACGGGTTCACAGCggtgagaagccattcacctgttccgtgTGTGGGAAAAGGTTCACCTGTTCATCTAACCTGCTGAAACATCAACGGGTTCACACtggcgagaggccattcacctgctctacaTGTGGCAAAGGATTTACtgtttcatccaacctgctgaaacatcagcgagttcacaagtga